The Leptotrichia trevisanii DSM 22070 genome includes a region encoding these proteins:
- a CDS encoding DUF7336 domain-containing protein — MEFSKQVKQKIYMLYFDDNKNFRALIGFFSNKEKAKEIIEKRKLQEGFKDFPEGFKIKTMIIGKNYYTKGFKSKCLK, encoded by the coding sequence ATGGAATTCAGTAAACAAGTAAAACAAAAAATTTACATGCTATATTTTGATGATAATAAAAACTTTAGAGCATTAATAGGATTTTTTTCAAATAAGGAAAAAGCTAAAGAAATTATAGAAAAGAGAAAATTACAAGAAGGATTTAAAGATTTCCCTGAAGGATTTAAAATAAAAACAATGATTATTGGGAAAAATTATTATACAAAAGGGTTTAAATCAAAATGTTTAAAATGA